Below is a genomic region from Pirellulales bacterium.
TCGATGCTCCGCAACGGAATGCGCCCCAGATCGAGCATCGTCAAGATATTGCTGGTGCAGATTTCGTATTGCAGCGTGATGCCGAAGACGTCGAACTGGTCGAGCGGCGTGAACGTTTCCAGGCTATAGAGCGGCGTCGCCGTGTCGCGGAGCAATTGCTCCATGTCTTCGCCGGGCGTGAAGGCCCGTTCGCAGGCCCAATCGCTGCGTCCATTCATTAGCGAATAGAGCACCTGCAGGCCATGATGGCTCATGCCGATCGTATACATATCGGGAAAGGCGACGCACAGTTTGCCGCGAACCGAGCGGTGGTCTTTGCGAACCATGTTCAATTCGCCACCGACATATTGCGCCGGCTGTATTACCCGCGGCAAAATCCGCCGCGAGACAAATTCCTTAAGTTGCACGTTGAGCATGGCGGGAGGAAGGGGGCGGGTGAGGGTGAGAGGTTACGACTCGGATCGCGGACGGTTTTAGTATGTCAAATGAGCGGGGCGAAAAACAGAGCGAATATCGCCGCAGTGTGCCACTGGCAAGCGAAGTCTGCCAGTGGGAGCGCCCATTCGGCTTCATCGTTTCCCTGCAGGCATTCGTTTTGAAAATCCAAGAAACGCATTGCCGGCTCGCCCGGCCGCACTGGCAGACTGCGCTTGCCAGTGGCACACGCACCACACGCACCTGACTGGCCGGTGCGGCGGGCGTAGATACAATTCACGTTCTCGGCTGCGGCGGCATGCCAGCCGCATTCCGTGTCCCCTGTCCGTGTCATGTTCTGCTCGCGAAATCATGTCTGAATTCATCACGGTTGCAAAGGTCGGTTCGATTCCTGAGGGGGAAGGCATCACGGTCGCCATTGGCGAGCGATTGATTGCGGTTTTCAATTCCGGCGGCGGATATTTCGCGATCGACGATCTTTGCCCGCACATGGGGGCGTCGCTCGGGGCCGGAGCGGTTGAAAATGGCATCGTCACCTGTCCCTGGCACGCATGGCGATTCAAAGTCTGCGACGGCACGTGGTGCGACAATCCGCGAATCAAGATCGGCAGCTTTGAGGTACGCGTGGTGGGAGATGAAGTGCAGGTTCGGGGCGAGGGTTGACGGCGCCACGCAAAACCGCAAGCGAGCTGCGATCGCAATCGCGAGTCAACGCACTAGCTCGTTTTTGCGGCGATGTAGCGCGTGTGAACGTCCACGTAGCAGCGGCGGATCGTGGCGGCGATTGCTTCCGGAGCTGGAAATGCCGCGGAAAAGCCAGGCAACTCGGGGTCGATCGTCAGCCGGGCCGTGTCGATGAAATGCCGGATCAAGTCGGTCGGGTCTTCATCGCCGACGGCGAAGCGGATCGTGGTGCGATGGATACCGGCCGCGCCGAGGGCTTCTTCGCTCAGTTCGGAATGGGTCGTCAGGGCGGGGCAGCTTACGATCGTGTTCGACTGCCCGAGGCTGATCATGTGGCCGAAGGTCGGCGAGAGGTTGTCGAAGAACCGCTGAAATGCGGCCGCGGGCACCCGCAGCATATCGGTCGTGAACAGCGGCGCCGGCAGGCCGAGAAACATCAGCTCCTCGCGCAAGCGTGCGTTCGGATCGCCGGCCAGCGCATTGCAATGCACTTGAATTTCGGGATGCGCCCCGAGCACTTCGACGAGAATCTGCGTGTTGATGCATTTGGCGAGCATCCGCACTTCGAGCGTGCGGATGCCTTGCAACACTTCGAACGCCGCGTCGGCGTTCAAAAACGCCCCTTTCACGTAATACACATTCCAGAACAGCGTGTCGTTCCAAGCCACGCCGCCGGCCGATTCCCCCTTGGCCAGAAACATATCTTCGTTTCGCCCGATCACCACACCCGCCACGACCGAACCGGTACCGCTGAGATCCTTGGTGTAGCTGTGAATGACGAAGTCGGGCCGTTCGTCAGGATTTTTGCGCACCAGCGGCCGGCAGAGAAACGGAGTGCCCACGGTGGCATCGAGCATGACGCGCATGCCGAGGCCGTGCGCCGCGCGGCAAATGCCCGGCACATCGAGCACGTAGCCATGCGGATTGCAGGGAGATTCCAGATACACATACACGCGCCGGCCGGCGGCAATGCGGTCGGCGTATTTGTCGTGCACCCGTTCGACGCAATCGACGAAGTCGGCGGCAGCCAAACCATCAAAGCTCTCGACCGCGATGTCCAAATTGGCCGGCTTGGCAAACCAATCGTGGATCAATTGAAACGCGCCGCCGTAGATATTGCGGCTGGTGAGCAGGATGTCGTCGCGACCCAAGAGGTGGGAAAGGGCCGCGTCGATGGCCGCCATGCCGCTATTGAAATTCCAGGCGAAATATTCTGCGGTGTAGGGCCCAGCCTCGATATCGACAATGTGATTTGCCAGCGCCACGGAGGTCGGGTTCAACAGCCGGGAGTAAATCTCCAGCAGCAACTCCTTGCCCTGAAACGCATCTTCAATCCACTCCGCGCAGGCGTAGATATAAGTTGCCGTGCGAGCGATCACCGGATTGGCGGAAAAAATCGCCGTCACATTATCGAACACCGCATACGGACCCTTCGCCGCTTGGGTGGCTCGATCGTACGCCAGACTCTGATACGTTCGCCGCAAGGGGTTTTGCAGTGTGTCGAGCAGCTTTGCCAGTTGGAAGGCAAGAAACTTCTTGGCGTTGAACAGCGCGATCCGATCGACGTGATTGAGATGCTCGATTTCCGCGAGCGTCAGTTGCCAGAGCCGATCGACGTCGGATTGGCACTCGTAGAGCCGCTCGGCAACCCGGGCCAAGGCCTGCCCGAGCGGACTGGCCTGCTCGATGCCGAAATGCCGCAATTGCTCGGCGACCAATCCGGCGGCATCGGTTGCCTCGGTCGTTTTGCGGCGCGGTGAAAGCGATCGCATTCGCGCCAACAGAGCGGGCTCGGCGGCCGTTAACGCCGGCGGTCGCATCGCCCGTGGTTCGCTGTGAAGACCAGCCGCGTGAAACTTCTGGGCATGAAATTTAGACGGTTGCCCGTGCTCGCCGCTTTCCGGGTTGTTGCTCGTGTCGTCCATGTAGCAACCCCCTTCGCCGTCTCCGCGTCCCGCGCGTGTGAGCCTGCTTTCGTCGTCTCAAGCAAACTGCCGCAGCCTTTCGGCGATCGGCTCAGGAATCCGCAGGCTTTGCGGCGCGCCCGGCAGCAGTCGGCAACAAACTGAGACGGTGCGACCGTTAGCAATTGGTCGGCCCGCACATGTGAACTCGAAATCGTAGGTAACACTTTTTTCGCCAAGCCGCGCGACGCGAAGCTTCACGTCGAGCACTTCCTCGAACCGCGCCGCTCCCGCGTAGTCGCAACTCACCGACACGCGCGGCCAACTGATCGGCCCGTCGGGATCGCTCCACAAGACGCTCAGACCCAAGTGGCGGAGCAACTCATGTTCCACGGATTCCATGTAGAACAAAAAGGCTGAGAAGTGGGCAATTCCCGCTGCATCCGTATCGCGAAACTCGACGCGGCGCGTTGTGCAAAACGGCTTAGACATTGCCCGGCGCGATCTTTCCCGTCCGACTGAAGCCCCGAGCTAAGCGTTATTCGCCGACGTATGGCAGTAGGGCCATGAAGCGCGCCCGCTTGATCGCCCGAGTGACCGCATGCTGGCTGGCAGCGGTGCAGCCGCTCTTGCGCCGGCCGACAATCTTGCCTTGCCGGTTCGTCAACTTGCTGAGCAACTCGAGATCCTTGTAATCGACATACATCGGCCGGGGCCGTTTGCCCTCGATGAAGATTGGATCCTTTTTCTTGCCGCGCAGCTTGGTCTTGGCTTTTTTTCGCGGAGGGCGCTGAGGTGTTCGCATCGGATCGTCGAGCCTGAAATGAATTAATGCTGTTCGAAACTGAATCGGTGCGCGAGCCAAGCCGTCCGGCTCGGCCGGAGCACGACAAGTGGAAGTCCAATATGATTGCCGCTCGGCGAGCTTCCCGCAAGGGGTGCCCGCCGAGAAGCAAAATAGAATACCGTTCTCCCAGCCGAGCAAATGGCCAATTGCCAAGCTGAGAGTCGGGACGAACGGGCTAACACTTTGCCTGCGAGCGAGCAAAGCATCGTCGGCTCGCGCGGGCGTACCGTCCTGAATCGCAAGTATTTTGAATTGGCCGGGCACGAATTAATGGCGCCCATAACCGCCGCCGCCACCGCCGCCACGGCCGCCGCGACCGCCACCGCCATAACCACCGCCACCGCCACCGTATCCGCCGCCACCGGATCGCGGTGTCCGTTCACGGGCTTCGTTGACCGTCAATGGCCGTCCACCCATGTCCTTACCGTTGAGAGCTTGCACCGCCGCATTCATTCCCTCTTCGGTGTCCATTTCGACGAATCCGAACCCGCGAGACCGCCCAGTCTCACGATCCGAAATCACCTCGGCCGAGCGAACTGCGCCGTGCTCGGAAAACATCTGTTCCAGTTCGGCCGACGTGGTCGACCACGGCAGATTCCCCACGTAAATCTTCTTCCCCATCAAGCACCTTCAACTACGGGAGCAACCAATCGAACATGCACAGGCAACCGCAAGCAAAGGGTCGAGCACGGCTCCCAACTCCCACCGACCGTTCATTGCGGCTAACCATCCAATGTATCGTGGTCAGGAATCGCGACGCAACACCTTTCCGAAAAAAGCTGGCAAAAACGAGCGAAAAACTAAATGGAATTCGGGCATTTTGCTTGGTCTATGCGCGCCCACGAATGCTGTTGCGAAACCACAAAGTTCAAATTGGAATCGGCGCCAAATGTAAGCGATCGGCCCAACCCGTTACGACGCGGCAGCTTAGTTGCTTTCCTCTGGCCGCATCTCTGGCAAATGGGGGCGCGTCGAAGCATTGTTGCCCTCGAATGGCAGCGATACGATTCTTGCCTTGCTTACCGCGCAGTAGTAGATTATTTTGCGAGTCGCACAAGATGCGCCA
It encodes:
- a CDS encoding RNA-binding protein; the protein is MGKKIYVGNLPWSTTSAELEQMFSEHGAVRSAEVISDRETGRSRGFGFVEMDTEEGMNAAVQALNGKDMGGRPLTVNEARERTPRSGGGGYGGGGGGYGGGGRGGRGGGGGGGYGRH
- the rpsR gene encoding 30S ribosomal protein S18 codes for the protein MRTPQRPPRKKAKTKLRGKKKDPIFIEGKRPRPMYVDYKDLELLSKLTNRQGKIVGRRKSGCTAASQHAVTRAIKRARFMALLPYVGE
- a CDS encoding PLP-dependent transferase, which translates into the protein MRSLSPRRKTTEATDAAGLVAEQLRHFGIEQASPLGQALARVAERLYECQSDVDRLWQLTLAEIEHLNHVDRIALFNAKKFLAFQLAKLLDTLQNPLRRTYQSLAYDRATQAAKGPYAVFDNVTAIFSANPVIARTATYIYACAEWIEDAFQGKELLLEIYSRLLNPTSVALANHIVDIEAGPYTAEYFAWNFNSGMAAIDAALSHLLGRDDILLTSRNIYGGAFQLIHDWFAKPANLDIAVESFDGLAAADFVDCVERVHDKYADRIAAGRRVYVYLESPCNPHGYVLDVPGICRAAHGLGMRVMLDATVGTPFLCRPLVRKNPDERPDFVIHSYTKDLSGTGSVVAGVVIGRNEDMFLAKGESAGGVAWNDTLFWNVYYVKGAFLNADAAFEVLQGIRTLEVRMLAKCINTQILVEVLGAHPEIQVHCNALAGDPNARLREELMFLGLPAPLFTTDMLRVPAAAFQRFFDNLSPTFGHMISLGQSNTIVSCPALTTHSELSEEALGAAGIHRTTIRFAVGDEDPTDLIRHFIDTARLTIDPELPGFSAAFPAPEAIAATIRRCYVDVHTRYIAAKTS
- a CDS encoding Rieske 2Fe-2S domain-containing protein, which gives rise to MSEFITVAKVGSIPEGEGITVAIGERLIAVFNSGGGYFAIDDLCPHMGASLGAGAVENGIVTCPWHAWRFKVCDGTWCDNPRIKIGSFEVRVVGDEVQVRGEG
- a CDS encoding thioesterase family protein, coding for MSKPFCTTRRVEFRDTDAAGIAHFSAFLFYMESVEHELLRHLGLSVLWSDPDGPISWPRVSVSCDYAGAARFEEVLDVKLRVARLGEKSVTYDFEFTCAGRPIANGRTVSVCCRLLPGAPQSLRIPEPIAERLRQFA